Part of the Benincasa hispida cultivar B227 chromosome 11, ASM972705v1, whole genome shotgun sequence genome, CAATAACTAATTTCTATAAAACAACTTCATATCAATAAAATTAGTAGAACCCTTGGATACTTGTTTTCAactaactcaaaataaaaaagaaacgaAGGGGATGAAAAATTTATAGACTCTAGCAATTTGGTAACTcccaaaatatcaaataaaataaaatataaataataatagaaacATAACTCAATTAAGTTGTTATTTCACCAAATCAAAACATAACTCACCAAATAATTAACTACAAGTTTAACTTTCCTATGTcaaatttataaatgaaatattatcTGTTTTGAAGCAATGAATTTAATCGAATTTGTTTTAATCCAATTTGAATGTTTCACTTTCTTTCGCAATATAATAATATCAAACATAAATTACAAGTTTCAATCATCTATATTTTGTTTCtcacaattttcaaattcagAATAACAAAAATGAGTGGTAGACATTTAAATAGGTCCACAAAACTATTTTATAATTCATATCCCTCAGAAACTAAATCAATTAGAAAGGTTCCGTCCTTAATTATATTTATGAAACATGTTTCACTTCTGTTGAATCATGTCATTGAATAGTCAAAACTGATACGTGCTTCTTAaaagttaataaattattaattgatATGCTATAAATGGTAAATCTTTTCTTTGTTAGATAAAGAATGATAAATTATTACTCGATGtaaatttataagttataaatcgagtttaattatgtaaattaataataaataaaaaaaaataacaaacttCTTCAATAAATCCCTTCATTTGACAGTCTGTGGCATCAACTCATCTCCAATCTGGATTTCTATTACCACCGGCGGTTTCTGTATTTTGTTGGGAGAATATAGATGAAGATCAAGCATGAACTCTCCAACATATATGATCAAGCCTATCTTATGTTCAATGCATATCCCGATATGTAATTTGTGTGCTTCAGTTACAAACCGGCGGCTGCaagattatttaaaaattaaaaaaaaaaaaaaaaatttagcccTAATGGACCTTGGGccttcacaaaataaataaccCAACACTTGTTTAGCCATTTTGAGGGAGAAAAATTTGTTTGGCCATTTTTGTAAAAGATTATTTTGTCTTGGGCATTTGAAAAGTCTAAAGTATGAAGAAAATGGAATTGTCCAATTGAGAAAGCTGAATATGGGAATGCAAGGGAAGGAACATTGGAGTTGCATCAATGCCTGCCCACCAATACCAATTCCATGCCTAAATATGACATCAAACAAAAGGCAACCAATCAGAACCTTCCACGTCTATGTTCTGCTTTTATATGAAACCCGTCGGTTGGGAATGgatatattgattttagtaATTAAGGTTGaattatgtgtatacgaaattgattaatttgggtAATTGGCAGCTAAGTCCCAGCTGGGTTCGGCCATACAGGAACCCACTTCTGGGGTTTCCAAGCCCAAGCCGTCGTCCCACACATTGTCACCATGCCCAAAGTTCCGATTCTTATTATTcgtattaattaaataaattaaccacATTAAACCAtttatcatcattattattcaATTTTTGTAGGGACTTGGGAATGGAATCCCACTGGAAGCAGTGGTAATAACTCCACAAATTTGGGTGCACATTTTCTGAATttagaaaacaaacaaaacatcaATTAAACTTCAATGTAAATCAATTAAGAATTCTACCACTTGGCCGTCAAATTAGATCTCTGTGCTTATCATAATTCATAGAGGAGGAATGTTGCCATTTGCAAACAGGTAAAAAATATCAGAAACTTGCATTATTGCATATAATAATGAGCTTACAATTACAGCAACCAAACACATTAGTGAGAGGGAACCAACAAGGTTGGTTTCAATTGAGTTGAAAAACAGAAGCAATCACGGAGAAGAGATCGAACAATAAAGGTGCAAATTCATCAGAGATGAGTATGCTTTTTCTGagaaagaaattggaaaatgTAGGAATTATATCAACGGCATCAAGGAAGAGCATGTTGGAGCTATTATGTTCTTTTTCTCTACCAGAAACACAAACAAACAACTCTACACTTATGACTTAATACCATTGAGAGTGTGGAGATTTTGATGGCCGAGGGCCCATTCATGAACTCACAAATTAAAAAGATGAGGACATTATGAAGTTGTACATGAAGTATTCACAAAATGGAATATTCTAATCATTTCTTTCAAGTCTTGGATCCAATTCCCACAAACTTTAATTATCTGACATAAACTGataagattaatatatatattactacAAATGGGTGGATTTCTTGGTCCTCAAAACATATAGGTTTAGTCTCTTAATATTCTGATTTTTtcttgaaatgttttaattataatcCCTACTATGTAAACATATTGCAATTTAGTCCCTCAACATTGATGCATATAAAAATCAGTTGGTGATAAACTTACATATTAGTAGAAATCAATAATGTGTGGCAATAATGGAACGGATCCAATAATTATTGAAAGGACATTAAGGTAAAAATGTAACTATTATACAACCATGAAAGGTAATCAATTCAACATAAATTTTGTGATTTTGTAACTGACCATATCATATAGAGGGAAGTAAAAGAAAGGTAACGAAAACCTAGAGGGTACATGCTAGACTCTAGAGTTACCTCCATGGACCAACGTCTGATTCGACCAAAGATTGTTGTCCTGTTGGGTTTTTACATCTTCAATGCAACGGTTCAGCCCACCCGAAAAGCATGACAAAGTAGATCATTTATgaacagaaaaataaaatttacaactCACAATTTGCTTCAATTCCATAATCAATGATCACAAGAAAACTATGTCCTGCCAATCCTGTTTTAAATACATCACAAAGATGAAAAGGATACTTTTTATATAGACAAGGAGAATTTCTCCAGCTCATGAGCCGACTGTTTTCACTTTCTCCCCCCCACCATACTTTGGCCAGAACTTCCGGCTAAGCTAGAAGTTGCGTTACTGCTAGTCACCTTCAATCTTGGATCTGTACTGCCAAAAACATTTAGATCCTCAAACAGTCTGTATGATGGAATGAACGGCTTTTGTGTTGTTGAAGGTGTTGAGTTCCTAGGGGCACCTGCTGCCCATGAGTCTCCTCCTCCACGCATAGCTAACTCATTATTTCCTCTCAATGGGAATGAATTAAGATGCTGCAAAGGTCTAGCAGGCAATGAAGAGGTAGACAGTGCAGGTTCCTTCCCACGAAGATAACCCATATTCGAAACAGAGACATTACTTTGGTGGTTGGCATTAAGAGAAGAACCTGCCCAAGGTGGGGAAGGGTAGTAACCTGAAGAATATTGAGCATACTGTGGATGAAATTGCTGCTGCGGCTGAAATTGTTGTTGGTGAGGCTGAGGCTGAGGTTGAAATTGTCGTTGTGGCTGTGGCTGTGGCTGTGGCTGAGAATGATATTGTTGTTGCGGCTGTGGCTGATGCTGAGGTTGAAATTGTTGTGGTTGTGGCTGAGGCTGAGGTTGAAATTGTTGTGGTTGTGGCTGAGGCTGAGGTTGAAATTGTTGTTGCTGCTGCGACTGAGGCTGTGATTGAAATTGTTGTTGTGGCTGCGGCTGAGGTTGAAATTGTTGCTGCGATAGTACTTGTGGTTGAGTTTGTGATTGTAACTGAACCTGGGGTCCAGGTTGAGCCCATGGCACAACGTAACTGTTATAAGGTACCTGACCTTCGCTGGCAGAATGCTGATGATGATATCTCTGTGTATTTGACGACGATACAGGGACCTGATGTGTATTTTGGCTTGATGCAGGTGGAGTGAGAGGAGTATGAGGAGAGGTTGATGATGTTGATAAAGTGATACTCAAGAGGTCAATCATATCTTGCTCTTTTGAAGTCTTGACTGGTGCAGGAGGATCTGGTAGAGCTAATGCAGTGCAAGTATTAGAGGATGCTGGCATGGATGAAGTAACTGCATTGCCTGTGCTCACCAATGCCAAGTTCTCAACAGTTTCGGTAGAAGAGCTTTGACTAGGTACAGGCTGTGATTTAGAGTGCCTGCCATTTGAAAGGTTTTAACATTTACATTCagccaaaaaggaaaaaagatcaGACTGCAAACCATCGAATATAATCTATTTGCCTGTGTTATCTTGACTGAATTATTAGCACCGACATCTAGAGATCATCCAAGAATAGACAGCTGAAGTCTACTATTATCCCTATCGATTATAGATGAATATGAAAACCTGGCAATCAATCGTGACTGACCTTCGAGCTAGTTGGGCAAACTCATCCTCCTCTTCGTCATCCTCCACTATCTGGGTCCTTGCTACAGAAGCAGTTGATGGAGTATTCACATTTGGTGGACTAGAATCTCTTATGCTTGAACCTCTTATTTCATTGGCTTTCTGTGCAGCAGCAGATGACTCAGGCATCTGAGGGCTCAGATTTGTTGATTGAGTTGGCAACACAGAACCAGAAGCAATTGCATCATGATTAGCAAGTAAAGTTTGCAAGGAGTCGTTTAGCTCCAGACCTCGACCAAGAAGTTCCTCATCCCTACAGGACccagaaaaaaaatcatcatacaaaaactcaaaaatagAATTTCTGGACCTCTTGTAGAACACACCCAGTCGCTACAGAACAATTGAAACACCCCAAATTGTAGCAGTTAAGTCTTGACCCACTGGCtttgtgagagagagagagaatgaaaGCACACGATAAAATAGATGGATACAAACATAAGCCTACAGTAATTTAGTGAGCTAACCCCGTTGTAGTCAACATCTGCATCAACTTCTTTTGATTGGCACGACAACGGCTTACAAGATCTACAATCACTTCATCTTTAACAGCCTAGAAGCAGAGATGAGATGTGTGAGAACTTTTTTCTTGAGAAAAGCATGAcaattctgaaaacaacatTGAACATACAAGAGAGTCTCCAGGAGTCACAGCTTGCAGCATGTCATTCAAGAGCTCCATAACATTACGCATGGAATCCAAGCTTGACAAACTTAGGCCTTCAATCTCTGTCGCCATTGTCTCATCAAGCCTCCTTGATGAATTACTAGGCATTCCGTAACCAGCTTGTGTAATCCTTAGGGTTGGATTTGAAACAGGTGGTGTAAAAATTGGAGCAGCATCTAATGAACGCTTGGGAAATTCAATTCCAGACCGCTGCATCCATAAAAAATCTGATTAATAAACTctaaaaaagtttgaaatatatGAGAATATGAATGCAAGGATTTAATTATGAATAATATGACCGTGagatttttcaatatattgtaaATGTCAATGAATATAGCCAAAAAATTACTGTTGTTAACAGGATTTCCGGATTGCTGTCAGTCAGAAAATCACATAAAGAGCAAATAGACAGTTCTCAACAGTAGTGCATACCCTTAATTCATCGTACGCCCAGTAATATTGAGGATGCTTTCCTCCGGGTCCACCAAATGCCTCCTGCCAAGAATCTAATAGCACTAAAATTTTGTTCCTCACATTCATGTCTGCCTGCATCATGGATAAATCTGGACGTAAATGATACATTTGGATAAAGTGCATACATTCATCATACACCCAGTATTCAGATAACCCAAAGGTTAGACAGATCAATACCAAAGTACCCTACTTACAGGCATATAGCTCAGAAAAAACACGCTCGTTAAAGTTGAGTAACATTTGCCTGAGCTTTGGATAATTTCTAAACAAGCAAAACAAAGAAGTCTGAGTCTATCATACTAAGCCAGACCCTCTTTTCAATCCTTCAAGCTcaatcaattaatcaaataacaGTATTAGTTTGTCAACTACAATAATTTCTTTGGGAAAATGTTGGGCAGCTCGTTCCTATCCAGGGGATATTACTGTGCTGCTCCTGGAAACTCTGTCAGGTTGGTGGTTCTTTAGAGGAGGAAGAGTCCTTGAGAGGAATGCTACACAAGATTTACCGTAGTTGTTATGGATAAAAAGAATGACAGTTTTTCCCACTCCATCTAAATCATACAAATGCCCACAAATTCAAACATTCGTGCAAAGTATCCATGGGAGTACTCTAGTCAAAACAGTGTCAAAAGACACATGAGCTACAGCCCAATGGGAGGAAGGAATCAGGCTGACTAAAAACCAAGGACAACACGTCCACTTAAAAAGAACGACGAAGCTTGATCTAATAGGCCTAGTAAATACACAACATTCCTAtcaagaaagggaagaaaaatacAATTGAACGTAGAATTACTATAAAAAAAAGGCACAAATGATAAACCAAATAAAAGAACTAAAACTTTTACCTTCTTCTTCACAATTTTGATCATCTCTCCTAGAATATTTCTCTCGGCTATCTGAAAATGGACATAATCACCACAATTCTTCACCATTGTCTCGATAAGCTATATTTCACAAGGACAACAAAGCATTTGTTCAGACATCTTGAATCTAAAACTTACTACAGGGCATATATTTGACGATCAATTGCATGTAGAGAGGACAAGCTTTTTCacatttcattttagttttttggGTTGGGCACGGGGGGGCAGCGTGAGAAGGAATTGGGAAGGGAAAAAATCACCGTTAGAGACAGCAGCTGAACTTTAGGACTCCTATGTTGTAACCTTCTTTTCACAGCTTTCATGACATCTTTCGCCTGCCTGAGGAACAGACCACACACAAAATTGGCTACCAAATTTCAGCAAAAGGAAGAGGAAGCTAAAAACATGGAAACTAACGGTAAAAGGGAAGCATAGTCCCACACGCTTCTAGATAAAGCCTAGTACACCATCTTCCCCTCTTCCTCA contains:
- the LOC120090390 gene encoding TOM1-like protein 6 isoform X3 encodes the protein MIKIVKKKADMNVRNKILVLLDSWQEAFGGPGGKHPQYYWAYDELRRSGIEFPKRSLDAAPIFTPPVSNPTLRITQAGYGMPSNSSRRLDETMATEIEGLSLSSLDSMRNVMELLNDMLQAVTPGDSLAVKDEVIVDLVSRCRANQKKLMQMLTTTGDEELLGRGLELNDSLQTLLANHDAIASGSVLPTQSTNLSPQMPESSAAAQKANEIRGSSIRDSSPPNVNTPSTASVARTQIVEDDEEEDEFAQLARRHSKSQPVPSQSSSTETVENLALVSTGNAVTSSMPASSNTCTALALPDPPAPVKTSKEQDMIDLLSITLSTSSTSPHTPLTPPASSQNTHQVPVSSSNTQRYHHQHSASEGQVPYNSYVVPWAQPGPQVQLQSQTQPQVLSQQQFQPQPQPQQQFQSQPQSQQQQQFQPQPQPQPQQFQPQPQPQPQQFQPQHQPQPQQQYHSQPQPQPQPQRQFQPQPQPHQQQFQPQQQFHPQYAQYSSGYYPSPPWAGSSLNANHQSNVSVSNMGYLRGKEPALSTSSLPARPLQHLNSFPLRGNNELAMRGGGDSWAAGAPRNSTPSTTQKPFIPSYRLFEDLNVFGSTDPRLKVTSSNATSSLAGSSGQSMVGGRK
- the LOC120090390 gene encoding TOM1-like protein 6 isoform X2: MSLSSSSSATVAVEKATSDLLISPDWTMNIDICDSINSNHWQAKDVMKAVKRRLQHRSPKVQLLSLTIAERNILGEMIKIVKKKADMNVRNKILVLLDSWQEAFGGPGGKHPQYYWAYDELRRSGIEFPKRSLDAAPIFTPPVSNPTLRITQAGYGMPSNSSRRLDETMATEIEGLSLSSLDSMRNVMELLNDMLQAVTPGDSLAVKDEVIVDLVSRCRANQKKLMQMLTTTGDEELLGRGLELNDSLQTLLANHDAIASGSVLPTQSTNLSPQMPESSAAAQKANEIRGSSIRDSSPPNVNTPSTASVARTQIVEDDEEEDEFAQLARRHSKSQPVPSQSSSTETVENLALVSTGNAVTSSMPASSNTCTALALPDPPAPVKTSKEQDMIDLLSITLSTSSTSPHTPLTPPASSQNTHQVPVSSSNTQRYHHQHSASEGQVPYNSYVVPWAQPGPQVQLQSQTQPQVLSQQQFQPQPQPQQQFQSQPQSQQQQQFQPQPQPQPQQFQPQPQPQPQQFQPQHQPQPQQQYHSQPQPQPQPQRQFQPQPQPHQQQFQPQQQFHPQYAQYSSGYYPSPPWAGSSLNANHQSNVSVSNMGYLRGKEPALSTSSLPARPLQHLNSFPLRGNNELAMRGGGDSWAAGAPRNSTPSTTQKPFIPSYRLFEDLNVFGSTDPRLKVTSSNATSSLAGSSGQSMVGGRK
- the LOC120090390 gene encoding TOM1-like protein 6 isoform X1; the encoded protein is MSLSSSSSATVAVEKATSDLLISPDWTMNIDICDSINSNHWQAKDVMKAVKRRLQHRSPKVQLLSLTLIETMVKNCGDYVHFQIAERNILGEMIKIVKKKADMNVRNKILVLLDSWQEAFGGPGGKHPQYYWAYDELRRSGIEFPKRSLDAAPIFTPPVSNPTLRITQAGYGMPSNSSRRLDETMATEIEGLSLSSLDSMRNVMELLNDMLQAVTPGDSLAVKDEVIVDLVSRCRANQKKLMQMLTTTGDEELLGRGLELNDSLQTLLANHDAIASGSVLPTQSTNLSPQMPESSAAAQKANEIRGSSIRDSSPPNVNTPSTASVARTQIVEDDEEEDEFAQLARRHSKSQPVPSQSSSTETVENLALVSTGNAVTSSMPASSNTCTALALPDPPAPVKTSKEQDMIDLLSITLSTSSTSPHTPLTPPASSQNTHQVPVSSSNTQRYHHQHSASEGQVPYNSYVVPWAQPGPQVQLQSQTQPQVLSQQQFQPQPQPQQQFQSQPQSQQQQQFQPQPQPQPQQFQPQPQPQPQQFQPQHQPQPQQQYHSQPQPQPQPQRQFQPQPQPHQQQFQPQQQFHPQYAQYSSGYYPSPPWAGSSLNANHQSNVSVSNMGYLRGKEPALSTSSLPARPLQHLNSFPLRGNNELAMRGGGDSWAAGAPRNSTPSTTQKPFIPSYRLFEDLNVFGSTDPRLKVTSSNATSSLAGSSGQSMVGGRK